ATAACACGATAATGCCCCTGGCATTAGACAATTATTGGCTTTTCAATGACATAACTTATCAACCACCATATACTTGGGAAGAAGAATCTAAGATAGAAATCACCGGCTTCAGGAAAGTGACTTATAATGGCAATGAGGTAATTGTCTTCTTCTGGAATTGGTATGATATAGAGACAGATACTCCTCAGAATCGTAAAACTTTGGTCAGGAATGAAGAAGAAGGATTGTATTACTATGGACAACAGATCGGATCAACAGTATCAGACATCAGACGACTTCTATTTATTAAATATCCCGTATCGTTAGGTGATGAATGGGAATATATCGATGGTGTCTCTATTAAATGTATCTCGGTTTCTACTACGATCGAAACACCTCTTGGTGAAATTGATTGTTATGCCTACGAAATTATACCGGATACCAAAGAAGATTATCGAGCTCTTTCATCAATGTTGGGGATCAATAGGGAAAGTTCTATAAGAAACGAGGAAATAACATATCTATATTATAAGCCTGAAGTCGGTTATGTAGGTATGGATATATACGAAGGTGAAGAGTTAGTATTTAAGCGCCGTTTAGCCGAATTCAATGTTCGTGTCCCCGAAGAGAGGTTAATTCTTCGAGAAAGACTTGTTAATCCTTGATCTGATGTTTATTATCTAAAAATTTCAACCTTAAGAGCTTCTATCTAGCTCAACTGCATCAAATGATATCATAAAAGTTCTGTTTCCTCGCAGTACTTCCAACTCTATCTTATCACCAACAGCTATTTCAGAGATAGCTATTTCAGTATCGTTCATATTACGAATATTGAAATTATCTATCCTCCTGATAATATCACCCCGTTGTAAACCTGCTGCTGCAGCCGGGCTATTGTTATCCAGAATACTGACAATAACACCATTCAAGTCTGAAAGACCCAGATAAGAAGCAATCATTGGATTGAGATCCTGAACACCGAAACCAAACCAAATCTCCCTTCTTCTTCCATACTTGATGATCTCATTAGTAATTCTCTTGACCCTATCAATAGGGATTGCAAACCCAAGCCCGATATTGCCCCCCGATTCCGAAAAGATAAAAGTATTGATCCCGATAATCTCACCCAAAATATTTATTAACGGTCCGCCACTGTTACCGGGATTAATAGCGGCATCCGTTTGGATCATTCCTTGATAGATCTTGCCGCCCGTATCTTGTGAAAAGTTGCGGTTAGTTGCCGAGATAACCCCCACAGAAACACTCGGTTTGCTATCTTTAATAAGAAAAGCATAAGGATTGCCAATAGCAATTGCTGTCTCTCCCAATAATAGATCTGAGGAACTACCAAACCGGGCAGAGGTCAAACCTTCTGCTTCAATTTTCAAGATCGCAATGTCTAAAACACTGTCCATTCCAACTATTTGGGCTTCATATTGTCTTTGATCCTGAAGAATAACTTTGATCTGTGTTGCCCCTTCAACTACATGTGAGTTCGTCACAATGTATCCCTCAGGGTTAAAGATAATACCGGAGCCGATACTCTGCACTTCCCTCCTATAGGGTCGGTAATCAAAGAAACCGAAGAAAGGATTATCAAATGGATTAGTATAACGACGAACTATCTGAGTTTTAATGACATTAACACTGACAACTGTCGGTTCGGTCATCTTCACAGCTTTAGTCACTGCATTGGTTCTGGTTAGTTGATACTCATCACTATCCCTCAGTCGTTCTTGTTGCACCGGATAGGTTGTGATCATCTCCTCACGGTTATTAGTATAAAAGTCCGCCGGAACATTATTAAGGGATTTATCGGTACGATCTGAGAATACTTGATAAAAAATCAGATTTATTATGATCACGATTAATACTGTCATGATTATGTTTGTTGTTTTCACTTTGATTCTCCTCACTAATAAACTTTAAATCAGTAATCTAAGATGATTACTCCTCAATATAATCCATAATTGTCTGTTGATTATTTAACGGCTTAATCCCGAAATGTTTATATGTTTTAAAGGATGTCTTTCTTCCCTGGGGGGTCCTTTCCAGAAATCCTTGCTGTACAAGATACGGCTCATAGATCTCCTCAATCGTCCCCGGATCTTCTCCAACAGCTACAGCCAAAGTCTTTAAGCCAACTGGTCCACCATGATAGTTTTCAATAATCGTCATCAGGATACGTTTATCCATATCATCTAAACCGGCATGATCTACATTAAGCATCTTCAAAGCTTTGATGGCTATATCTTGAGTGATAATCCCGTCCCCCTTTATCTGGGCATAATCTCTGACCCGGCGTAAAAGACGATTAGCGACTCGCGGTGTACCTCTGCTTCTGCGAGCCAGTTCTATCGTCCCTTCTTCTTCGATCGGGATCTTGAGTAGTTTGGCTGAACGGTTGATGATCTTTTCTATACTCGCCTGATCATAATAATCTAATCTTAAGGTAATGCCGAATCTTGCTCTCAGTGGTGAGGTCAGCAGACCGGCTCTTGTTGTAGCTCCGATCAGAGTAAAGGGTTCCAGATCTATCCGAAAAGAGCGGGCATTAGGTCCGCTATCTATAATTATCTCTATTCTAAAATCTTCTATTGCTGGATAGAGATACTCTTCAACCACATGATTCAAACGGTGGATCTCATCGATAAAGAATGTATCATTCCTCTGTAGGTTGGTCAAAACTCCGGTCAGGTCAGAAGGTTTTTCCAAAACAGGACCTGACGATACTTTGATCTCGACATCAAGTTCATTAGCAATGATATGTGCCAGTGTGGTCTTGCCTAAACCTGGAGGACCGTAAAAGAGAATATGATCTAAGGGCTCTCCCCGTCTTTTAGTTGCCTCAATCGAAATGGATAAAATTTCTTTCAACTGTTCCTGTCCGACAAAGTCTTTTAGTGTCTTGGGACGCAGAGTCCTGTCAAATTCGATCTCTTCCATCAACTCATTCGGTGTTGTTATTCTTTCCATCTTTCTTTCCTTATGACTACTTACCGATGCAAAAGTCTGCAAATATTCTGTTCAGCATATCATCGGTCGTGATCTTACCTATAATTTCTTCTAAAGCAGCACTTGCCTCTTTCAGGTCAAATGCTGTGAATTCGTGTCCGAGATTATAGTCAAGAGACTTTATGGCATGTTCTATGCCTCTAATGCTCTTCTCTACTGCCTCGATCTGCCTCAGGTTTGAGAGAATTCCTGAATCTATCATGTCATCGGTTATACTCATACCACCGATCATTCTCTCTTTTATTACATCTATTCCCTGACCTGTTTTTACCGAGCAAATAATAAAACCTTGTTCCTTATATTCGTCAATCTTTTCTTTGTCTATAATATCTGCCTTGTTTAGTACTTTTATCACTCTCGGGTCTTCTTTGTTGAACCCTTGTAGCTCAAATTCATTGGATGATTGTGAACCATCTTCAATATATACAACCTGCTCAGCTTGTTTGATAAGTTCCTGGGTTCTTGCTATACCTAATATTTCAACCTCTTCTGTTGCAGCCCTTAACCCGGCAGTATCGTATAATTTGACCAAATAGCCGTCTATAGAGAGTGATTCTTCCAAATAATCCCTTGTAGTACCTGGTATAGAGGTAACTATAGCGCGTTCTGTTGTTAATAAATAGTTAAACAGACTCGATTTGCCGACATTAGGGGCTCCTGTCAGACAGACCTTTAACCCCTCTCTGATTATCATCCCCTCTTTTCCGGTAGCTAACAGCTTTTCCAGATCCTTTTGCAGAAGAAGAAGATTTAATCTCAGCTTGTCGGTATTGATCTCAGGCAGATCCTGCTCACTGAAATCGATCTCCAGTTCCAGCTCGATCCGATAAGAGGTAAGTTCGTCGAGCAACTTGGCAATTTTTTTATAGAGACTACCTTCGAGTTGACTCAATGCTGCATGATGTGCGAATTCTGTCCGGGCATTGAGCAGATCACCAACTGCCTCAGCTCTGGTAAGATCAATTCTATTATTGAAAAAAGCCCTTCGGGTAAATTCCCCCGGTTTAGCTATCCTTGCTTTTTTTAGGATGAGTTGTATGATCTCCCTAACAATAAAAGGGTTACAATGACAGGAAATCTCAATAACATCTTCGCCAGTGTAACTGTGAGGTGCTTCATAGAAAGATAAGATAACTTCATCTATTTTCTTCTCATTATCGGTTATGATGCCAAAGAGACGTTTTTTTATCTTGAGATATTCTCTCGATAAGCTGCTCTGATCTTTCATACTCCGAAAAAGAGGAATAACGGCATCAATTGCCTGCTCCCCACTTACTCTTATAACAGCTAATGCTCCCTTTCCCATGGGTGTTGACAGGGCGACAATGGTATCAAAGAGAGAGTTGTGTAAATCGGTAGTGCTCATAAATTGATCTATTAAAAATTATATTTCACTGAAACTGTTGAGTTTATAAATGTAATTTAGCAAGCTTGCTCTGTAGATCACTAAATATCTTCTCCGGAGTCAGATTTATCATCTCTTTTAATTCGTTCGTCTTACCGTGGGGGATGAACATATCGGGCAATCCATAAGAAAAGACCGGGATCCGTTCTGATGAAAAATAGCTGCAGATTGAACTGCCAAATCCTCCGATAAGTGCATTTTCTTCTATAGTTACCACAACATCAACATCCTTTTTCAGTTTCCCTAAAACTTCTAAATCAAGAGGCTTAAGAAATCTGGCATTTATCAACCACGGGTCGAGTTTATTCTCTTTGCACTTTTTATGAAGCTCCTCAGCCATTAAATAACCTGTACCGATGCCCAGAAGAGCTATCTTTTCCCCTTTTTCCATTATTTCGAACTTACCGGGGATTATCTCCGTTCTCAATTCTCCTTTATAGAGTGCCTTCCCTCTCGGATAACGGATCGCTACCGGTCCATCCTTATATTCATAGGCAAACTGCAACATCGCTTCCAGCTCTTCGGCAGAAGAGGGAGCCATTACTATCAAATTGGGTATAAAATTAAGATAGGAGAGATCAAAAGCACCCTGATGAGTAGCTCCGTCTTCTCCTACTATTCCTGCCCTGTCCAGACAGAAGACCACCGGCAACTTCTGTAAGGCAGTATCATGAATGATCTGATCAAGGGCTCTTTGCATAAAGGTTGAATATACGGCAACAAAGGGTTTGAAACCTTGTACTGCCAGACCGCCGGCAAAAGTTACCGAATGCTGCTCTGCTATTCCGACATCAAAGAACCTATCGGGAAATTTCGTCTCGAATCCTGAAAGCCCCGTCCCTTCACTCATCGCTGCTGTAATAGCTATCACATCTTCATTTTTTTCTGCTAACTTACACAAGTAATTACCAAATACTTCCGAATAACTTATATCGCTTTTGCCGACAGACTCTCCTGTTTTTTCATGATATGGTCCGACACCATGAAATTTAGTCGAATTATCTTCAGCGAAACAGCAACCTTTCCCCTTCTGAGTCACTACGTGGATCAGGACAGGACCGATCATGTTGTTCTTTACATCATTTAAAATTTTAACCATCCTGCCGATATTATGCCCGTCAATAGGTCCTACATACTTAAAACCGAGGTCTTCAAAAATGATATTTGGCACGAGTATGTTGATCAAACTCTCTTCCAACTTCTTTGCTCCGTATAGGAAAGGATTTTTGATCTTTTTAGGGAGATGGTTCTGGGCAAGCTCCCAGACCTGCTTCTTGAGTAAATTATACGATTTGCTGACCATCATGTTGGAGAGATAATCCTGTAATGCACCGACATTCTTGGAGATGGACATGGTATTATCGTTCAGAATCACTATCAATTCCTTTTGTAGATGTCCGGCATGATTTAGAGCTTCAAAAGACATACCTCCGGTTAAAGCACCATCACCAATAACAGCGATCATTTTCTGCTTGTTATTCTTCAATTCCTCAGCAACGGAAATTCCCAAAGCTGCTGATATGGAAGTGCTGCTATGTCCAACACTAAAAGCATCATAAGGACTTTCGAATATATTATTAAAGCCACTGATTCCGCCTAATTGTCGTAAAGTGTCGAACTGCTCATTCCTGCCAGTCAGGATCTTATAGGCATAAGACTGATGTCCGACATCCCAGACAACACGATTCTTCATCGGATCAAAGACCTTTAACAGAGAAACAGCAATATCGGTTGCTCCTAAACTCGGTGCTAAATGACCTCCGGTCTT
This region of Candidatus Cloacimonadota bacterium genomic DNA includes:
- a CDS encoding trypsin-like peptidase domain-containing protein — translated: MKTTNIIMTVLIVIIINLIFYQVFSDRTDKSLNNVPADFYTNNREEMITTYPVQQERLRDSDEYQLTRTNAVTKAVKMTEPTVVSVNVIKTQIVRRYTNPFDNPFFGFFDYRPYRREVQSIGSGIIFNPEGYIVTNSHVVEGATQIKVILQDQRQYEAQIVGMDSVLDIAILKIEAEGLTSARFGSSSDLLLGETAIAIGNPYAFLIKDSKPSVSVGVISATNRNFSQDTGGKIYQGMIQTDAAINPGNSGGPLINILGEIIGINTFIFSESGGNIGLGFAIPIDRVKRITNEIIKYGRRREIWFGFGVQDLNPMIASYLGLSDLNGVIVSILDNNSPAAAAGLQRGDIIRRIDNFNIRNMNDTEIAISEIAVGDKIELEVLRGNRTFMISFDAVELDRSS
- the ruvB gene encoding Holliday junction branch migration DNA helicase RuvB, translated to MERITTPNELMEEIEFDRTLRPKTLKDFVGQEQLKEILSISIEATKRRGEPLDHILFYGPPGLGKTTLAHIIANELDVEIKVSSGPVLEKPSDLTGVLTNLQRNDTFFIDEIHRLNHVVEEYLYPAIEDFRIEIIIDSGPNARSFRIDLEPFTLIGATTRAGLLTSPLRARFGITLRLDYYDQASIEKIINRSAKLLKIPIEEEGTIELARRSRGTPRVANRLLRRVRDYAQIKGDGIITQDIAIKALKMLNVDHAGLDDMDKRILMTIIENYHGGPVGLKTLAVAVGEDPGTIEEIYEPYLVQQGFLERTPQGRKTSFKTYKHFGIKPLNNQQTIMDYIEE
- the mnmE gene encoding tRNA uridine-5-carboxymethylaminomethyl(34) synthesis GTPase MnmE, whose protein sequence is MSTTDLHNSLFDTIVALSTPMGKGALAVIRVSGEQAIDAVIPLFRSMKDQSSLSREYLKIKKRLFGIITDNEKKIDEVILSFYEAPHSYTGEDVIEISCHCNPFIVREIIQLILKKARIAKPGEFTRRAFFNNRIDLTRAEAVGDLLNARTEFAHHAALSQLEGSLYKKIAKLLDELTSYRIELELEIDFSEQDLPEINTDKLRLNLLLLQKDLEKLLATGKEGMIIREGLKVCLTGAPNVGKSSLFNYLLTTERAIVTSIPGTTRDYLEESLSIDGYLVKLYDTAGLRAATEEVEILGIARTQELIKQAEQVVYIEDGSQSSNEFELQGFNKEDPRVIKVLNKADIIDKEKIDEYKEQGFIICSVKTGQGIDVIKERMIGGMSITDDMIDSGILSNLRQIEAVEKSIRGIEHAIKSLDYNLGHEFTAFDLKEASAALEEIIGKITTDDMLNRIFADFCIGK
- the dxs gene encoding 1-deoxy-D-xylulose-5-phosphate synthase; translated protein: MILETIKSPDDIRRLNFSQLEQLADEVRQRIIAVTAKTGGHLAPSLGATDIAVSLLKVFDPMKNRVVWDVGHQSYAYKILTGRNEQFDTLRQLGGISGFNNIFESPYDAFSVGHSSTSISAALGISVAEELKNNKQKMIAVIGDGALTGGMSFEALNHAGHLQKELIVILNDNTMSISKNVGALQDYLSNMMVSKSYNLLKKQVWELAQNHLPKKIKNPFLYGAKKLEESLINILVPNIIFEDLGFKYVGPIDGHNIGRMVKILNDVKNNMIGPVLIHVVTQKGKGCCFAEDNSTKFHGVGPYHEKTGESVGKSDISYSEVFGNYLCKLAEKNEDVIAITAAMSEGTGLSGFETKFPDRFFDVGIAEQHSVTFAGGLAVQGFKPFVAVYSTFMQRALDQIIHDTALQKLPVVFCLDRAGIVGEDGATHQGAFDLSYLNFIPNLIVMAPSSAEELEAMLQFAYEYKDGPVAIRYPRGKALYKGELRTEIIPGKFEIMEKGEKIALLGIGTGYLMAEELHKKCKENKLDPWLINARFLKPLDLEVLGKLKKDVDVVVTIEENALIGGFGSSICSYFSSERIPVFSYGLPDMFIPHGKTNELKEMINLTPEKIFSDLQSKLAKLHL